Proteins encoded in a region of the Photobacterium profundum SS9 genome:
- a CDS encoding CHASE3 domain-containing protein: MSIRNKLLLGNSITVIVLMVLLAMVWNTIATMSTTAKMVEHTYKVIGNSNGLVNAMVDEETGLRGFAIGGQDDYLEPYISGKEKFQEHLKTAKHLTSDNPAQQQRFDAVATDAANWQAYAEKLIALRKNIREGERSNQALKELIASGIGKQKMDGMRAEIAFGELGKTGDEILSAMINMETGLRGFMLNRQKDFLAPYIDGKDVVARLLPSIQGTKLASDVNGWINNYAEEAIELVREANKFKVMDDLYLELSQKHGKSYMDGLRKKIATIVGIETGLMTTRQNTAEESASLANSVILVGGLITVLISFGFGILISNSITGPVGRAVDAAKQLAQGDLTIQIEKGGDNEVGALLSALQITADNLKEIIGNMAGASERLGSTSEHLTTITTNTSKGAREQLHITDQVVVAMNQMAISVQEVAQNAVQAAQFANEANSEAQTGIQVVQGTVESISKLESEISLTSTRLGGLAQEADNIGGILDVIRGIADQTNLLALNAAIEAARAGEQGRGFAVVADEVRGLAQRTQDATTEIQTLIERLQQGTREVVSSMEKSNGFVKSSVEEAAKSGDAFAVITEVIAQINDMNMQSANASEEQSVTAEQINQNMVDVNNISQQNAADVEKTVESSNELANLSATLQGIVGQFKM; this comes from the coding sequence ATGTCAATACGGAATAAATTGTTACTTGGCAATTCCATAACAGTGATTGTTCTGATGGTGCTTCTTGCAATGGTCTGGAATACCATTGCAACCATGAGTACGACAGCCAAGATGGTGGAGCACACCTATAAGGTCATTGGTAATTCCAATGGGCTGGTTAATGCCATGGTTGACGAGGAAACGGGATTGCGTGGCTTTGCTATCGGCGGTCAGGATGACTACTTGGAACCCTACATATCTGGAAAAGAAAAGTTCCAAGAGCACCTGAAGACAGCCAAACACCTCACGAGTGATAACCCAGCCCAACAACAGCGGTTTGATGCTGTTGCAACGGATGCCGCCAACTGGCAAGCCTATGCGGAAAAGCTGATCGCTCTTAGAAAAAATATCCGCGAGGGAGAGCGTTCCAATCAGGCTCTCAAAGAGCTTATTGCTTCCGGAATTGGAAAGCAGAAAATGGATGGAATGCGCGCCGAAATTGCTTTCGGTGAGTTAGGGAAAACAGGAGATGAAATTCTTAGTGCCATGATCAATATGGAAACCGGACTGCGTGGTTTTATGCTCAATAGGCAGAAAGATTTTCTGGCCCCCTATATTGATGGTAAGGACGTTGTGGCAAGACTGTTGCCATCGATTCAAGGAACCAAACTGGCCAGCGATGTCAATGGGTGGATCAACAACTATGCAGAAGAAGCCATTGAGCTGGTTCGTGAAGCGAATAAATTCAAGGTAATGGATGATCTCTATTTAGAACTATCCCAAAAGCATGGGAAGTCCTATATGGACGGATTGCGTAAAAAAATTGCTACCATTGTTGGTATCGAAACGGGGCTAATGACAACGCGACAGAATACCGCAGAGGAATCCGCTTCGCTGGCAAACTCGGTGATTTTGGTTGGTGGACTGATCACGGTTCTGATTTCTTTTGGGTTCGGAATATTGATTTCTAATAGCATAACAGGCCCCGTTGGTCGTGCTGTTGATGCTGCTAAGCAACTGGCCCAGGGTGATCTGACCATCCAGATTGAGAAAGGTGGTGATAACGAAGTAGGAGCTCTGCTATCAGCTCTGCAAATCACCGCTGATAACCTGAAAGAGATCATTGGTAATATGGCTGGTGCTAGCGAACGCTTGGGTAGTACTTCTGAACACCTGACGACGATCACCACCAATACCAGTAAGGGCGCACGTGAACAGCTGCATATTACTGACCAAGTGGTTGTCGCCATGAACCAGATGGCCATCTCAGTGCAAGAAGTAGCGCAGAATGCGGTTCAAGCGGCTCAGTTTGCCAACGAGGCCAATAGCGAAGCCCAAACGGGTATCCAGGTGGTTCAGGGTACGGTTGAAAGCATCAGTAAGTTGGAAAGTGAGATTAGCCTTACTTCTACCAGACTGGGTGGATTGGCGCAGGAAGCAGATAATATCGGCGGTATCCTCGACGTGATCCGGGGCATTGCCGATCAAACTAATCTACTGGCCCTTAATGCTGCCATTGAGGCTGCCCGCGCTGGTGAACAGGGGCGTGGTTTTGCCGTTGTCGCCGATGAGGTGCGCGGATTAGCCCAGCGAACTCAAGATGCTACCACGGAGATTCAGACGCTGATTGAGCGTCTGCAGCAGGGTACCCGCGAAGTCGTATCTAGTATGGAAAAGAGCAATGGTTTTGTGAAGTCCAGCGTTGAGGAGGCGGCTAAATCTGGCGATGCATTTGCAGTCATTACCGAGGTTATTGCCCAAATTAACGATATGAACATGCAGAGTGCTAATGCTTCTGAAGAACAAAGTGTAACTGCGGAACAGATCAATCAGAATATGGTCGACGTCAACAATATTTCTCAGCAGAATGCTGCTGATGTGGAAAAAACGGTAGAGTCCAGTAATGAGCTTGCCAATCTATCGGCAACATTACAGGGTATCGTTGGCCAATTCAAAATGTAA
- a CDS encoding DMT family transporter translates to MNTKTLGYSTMIVSAALMGCVGLFARNINTSGDVIAFTRMTVGAICILGLMFYQGKTSLIKATKITPTVIASGACLGLCLAAYVSSTQYTTLANAVFLIYTGPVFSTILAAIFLKEKISKLTASLLTAVFIGCLFIIGIINYSATSGLTVSLSFSKENFIGDMLGLASGVGYGLYLFFSRYRTDVSSDSRSFFNFLFGAVAIGVCFVVKPPSLADMNTSSWIWLISMGFFIGFGALTLLTIAAKHLKAAELACVSYLETVVGAGIGIAMFGESLTLLQSIGGILVIGGGMGEIVISMTKKRVALKNSQLEH, encoded by the coding sequence ATGAACACCAAAACGTTGGGCTATTCCACGATGATAGTTTCGGCAGCCTTGATGGGGTGTGTTGGATTGTTTGCCAGAAATATTAATACTAGCGGTGATGTTATCGCATTTACCCGCATGACTGTTGGCGCGATTTGTATTTTGGGTCTGATGTTTTATCAAGGTAAAACATCGCTGATAAAAGCCACCAAAATAACACCAACGGTTATTGCGAGCGGTGCCTGTTTGGGGTTATGTCTAGCGGCTTATGTTTCTTCTACTCAATACACAACTTTAGCCAATGCGGTATTTCTTATCTACACCGGTCCGGTGTTCTCGACCATTTTGGCCGCTATTTTTCTTAAAGAAAAAATATCTAAGTTGACTGCTTCACTATTAACAGCAGTATTCATTGGGTGTTTATTTATCATCGGGATTATTAATTACAGTGCGACTTCTGGGTTAACTGTATCCCTGTCTTTCTCAAAAGAGAACTTCATCGGTGATATGCTTGGGCTAGCCTCAGGGGTAGGTTACGGTTTGTATTTGTTTTTCAGTCGCTATCGTACTGATGTAAGCTCAGATTCACGCTCTTTCTTCAACTTCTTGTTTGGTGCCGTGGCTATTGGGGTATGTTTTGTTGTTAAACCTCCTTCGCTTGCTGATATGAATACCAGCTCTTGGATCTGGTTAATTTCGATGGGGTTCTTCATTGGCTTTGGTGCATTGACGTTACTGACTATTGCAGCGAAGCACTTGAAAGCAGCAGAGTTAGCGTGTGTGTCATACCTTGAAACCGTAGTGGGAGCTGGCATTGGGATTGCGATGTTTGGTGAATCACTCACGTTACTTCAAAGTATCGGTGGCATCTTAGTGATAGGCGGCGGCATGGGCGAGATTGTTATTAGTATGACCAAGAAGCGTGTTGCTCTCAAAAATAGTCAACTAGAACATTAA
- a CDS encoding sodium:solute symporter family protein — MITSLNWVLLLVTVSIMVGLALYSNKIMKTGNGEGGFLLAANCLGPFIGAATIVATGFSGWGFMGSPGVAYKYGAIELIGNFFFAPAMVFAVLFCARFLHQKAEQMGSFTIPEYIARSHEGPEIVKRFTQAFAAIITIILLLVFLVGQIKALGLLAGQWLGIEQETAALLMVGIIILYTSIGGLAAVAFTDAFMVVGMCVSALIIVVTIFSDMSPSELISGLNAIDPELLAPTDSGPYGSSVWHVLMVLPYAFIYSATLPYMSVRFMALAKTTKLHHVAAYMTPIACLLSLVPLAGLYTRLKVPGLATPDEAMPTFLANFLSPSMSAVVTLFILFAMKSTANSVLHAIAGSVSHDLRQAIWPNCRLSEKSLLILNRSAVWLLGGTGFVLMLLAPPFMLSMLAILGSGTLMAALVAPTLLAHFVPANIYAALFSMIIGFSSGCLLFLQFNLGWVEAPIYSSLLACGTYWLVAKYFNHQPSTVSFPSH; from the coding sequence ATGATCACCTCATTAAACTGGGTGCTCCTATTGGTGACGGTGAGCATCATGGTAGGACTCGCGTTATACAGTAATAAAATCATGAAAACAGGTAATGGCGAAGGTGGTTTTTTATTAGCCGCTAATTGCCTTGGCCCTTTCATTGGTGCTGCGACGATTGTTGCAACAGGATTTTCAGGCTGGGGATTCATGGGATCCCCTGGTGTTGCCTATAAATATGGCGCAATTGAATTAATTGGTAACTTCTTTTTTGCGCCTGCTATGGTATTTGCCGTCTTATTTTGTGCGCGTTTTTTACATCAGAAAGCCGAACAAATGGGTAGTTTCACCATTCCTGAATACATTGCCCGCAGTCACGAAGGTCCCGAAATTGTTAAGCGCTTCACCCAAGCTTTTGCTGCCATTATCACGATTATTTTATTGCTGGTTTTCTTGGTAGGGCAAATAAAGGCACTTGGATTACTGGCTGGGCAATGGTTAGGTATCGAGCAAGAAACAGCTGCGTTATTAATGGTTGGTATCATTATTTTGTATACCTCTATTGGTGGGCTGGCAGCTGTCGCATTTACCGATGCCTTTATGGTGGTAGGAATGTGCGTATCAGCGCTTATTATCGTTGTGACTATTTTTTCAGATATGTCACCCAGTGAGCTGATTTCCGGTTTAAACGCGATTGATCCTGAATTACTCGCGCCAACTGATTCCGGCCCCTATGGTTCCTCGGTTTGGCATGTACTCATGGTATTGCCTTACGCGTTTATTTACAGTGCAACATTACCTTATATGTCTGTTCGGTTTATGGCGCTGGCAAAAACCACCAAGCTACACCATGTGGCAGCTTATATGACCCCCATTGCCTGTTTGCTTAGCCTCGTGCCCTTAGCAGGATTATATACACGTTTAAAAGTACCCGGTCTAGCAACACCTGATGAAGCGATGCCTACCTTTCTCGCCAACTTTTTATCCCCTTCAATGTCAGCCGTTGTCACCCTGTTTATTTTATTTGCTATGAAGTCGACAGCTAATTCTGTTTTGCATGCCATTGCGGGTTCTGTATCACACGACTTGCGTCAGGCTATTTGGCCTAACTGTCGGTTATCAGAAAAATCGTTATTAATATTGAATCGAAGTGCGGTGTGGTTATTAGGTGGAACGGGATTTGTGCTTATGTTACTTGCTCCTCCTTTTATGCTGTCTATGTTGGCAATACTGGGCTCAGGAACATTAATGGCTGCATTGGTTGCCCCTACATTGCTTGCTCATTTTGTGCCTGCCAATATATATGCAGCGTTATTTTCGATGATTATCGGATTTAGTTCAGGGTGTCTTTTATTTTTACAATTCAACTTAGGCTGGGTTGAAGCGCCAATTTATTCCTCATTACTTGCTTGTGGTACTTATTGGTTAGTTGCAAAATATTTTAATCACCAGCCATCAACTGTTTCATTCCCTTCTCACTAA